In a single window of the Synergistaceae bacterium genome:
- a CDS encoding V-type ATP synthase subunit D codes for MADRLAATRSNMARIQSTLKLARRGHDLLEQKRKILMNELMGRIQEVKEVQDGIHAIFEEAYSSLQMANLSMGIENVEKIACTVPEEVRFVVRLRSVMGIDIPEVDRLEPNLMTVYSMGGTMPGTSSVLDNAYVNARKIVTLIARLAEIETSVYRLAVQIRRTMRRVNSLEKVFIPRSERQVRQIAAALDENEREDLTRIKLSSGGR; via the coding sequence ATGGCTGACAGACTGGCGGCGACGCGGAGTAACATGGCCCGTATTCAGTCCACGCTGAAGCTGGCGCGACGGGGACATGACCTGTTGGAGCAAAAGAGAAAAATCCTCATGAACGAGCTGATGGGCCGTATTCAGGAGGTTAAGGAAGTTCAGGACGGCATACACGCCATTTTTGAGGAAGCCTATTCCAGCCTCCAGATGGCGAATCTTTCCATGGGAATCGAGAACGTGGAAAAAATCGCCTGCACCGTTCCGGAGGAGGTTCGTTTTGTCGTGCGTCTGCGGTCCGTCATGGGGATAGACATTCCGGAGGTGGACCGTCTGGAGCCCAACCTGATGACGGTTTACTCCATGGGGGGCACGATGCCCGGCACATCCTCCGTTCTGGACAACGCCTACGTGAACGCCCGAAAAATCGTGACGCTGATCGCCCGGCTGGCGGAGATCGAAACCAGCGTTTACCGGCTGGCTGTGCAGATACGCAGGACCATGAGGCGCGTGAACTCGCTGGAAAAAGTGTTCATTCCCCGCAGCGAGCGGCAGGTTCGCCAGATCGCCGCGGCCCTCGACGAAAACGAACGCGAGGACCTGACTCGAATTAAACTTT
- a CDS encoding Bax inhibitor-1/YccA family protein produces the protein MANPSISFENVRVEAMNEFLRRVYHWMAAGLIVTAVMAHVTASSPTLFWMFLGSPIRIIALVLAEMGLVFFLGWAINRISVGTAMTLFLLYSLLNGITLSVVLLVYTRESVAGAFLTTAGMFGAMSVYGLFTKRDLTSLGSFLIMGVFGLLIASLVNMFIGSGMMTMAINVMGVLIFLGLTAWDTQRLRLLGESVDVEGDDGGRKLALFGALQLYLDFVNMFIFLLRIFGKRR, from the coding sequence GTGGCGAATCCATCGATTTCTTTTGAAAACGTTCGAGTCGAAGCGATGAACGAATTTTTACGCAGAGTTTATCACTGGATGGCGGCAGGGTTGATTGTCACCGCGGTAATGGCTCATGTGACGGCTTCCAGCCCAACGCTGTTCTGGATGTTTCTCGGTTCCCCGATAAGGATAATCGCTCTGGTTCTGGCGGAGATGGGGCTGGTATTTTTCCTGGGATGGGCCATCAATCGCATCAGCGTGGGGACGGCGATGACACTGTTCCTGCTCTACAGCCTTCTGAACGGAATAACGCTGTCCGTGGTGCTCCTGGTGTACACCCGTGAATCCGTGGCCGGGGCTTTTCTGACGACGGCAGGCATGTTCGGGGCCATGAGCGTTTACGGGCTCTTCACGAAACGGGACCTGACCAGTCTGGGCAGTTTCCTGATCATGGGCGTTTTCGGGCTGCTAATCGCCAGCCTGGTCAACATGTTCATCGGCAGCGGCATGATGACGATGGCGATCAACGTCATGGGCGTTCTGATTTTCCTGGGGCTGACGGCCTGGGACACTCAGCGTTTGCGCCTGCTGGGTGAAAGCGTGGACGTCGAGGGAGACGACGGAGGCCGCAAGCTCGCCCTGTTCGGGGCTTTGCAGCTTTATCTGGACTTCGTCAATATGTTCATTTTCCTGCTGCGAATTTTCGGGAAAAGGCGTTAG
- the pyrE gene encoding orotate phosphoribosyltransferase, translating to MKQEEAFEIFRRTGVMQEGHFKLTSGRHSNRYMQCARLFQYPEDSIRICTEIAEFFRKEKPDLVAGPAIGGIIMAYEVARLLCVRNIFAERENGLMTLRRGFDVSEGERALVVEDVVTTGGSAAEVIDLLHARGVKVLGVGSVVDRSNGAVRFSAGGEPVPFHAVTVMNVESWEAENCPLCREGLPVVKPGSRK from the coding sequence ATGAAACAGGAAGAGGCTTTTGAAATTTTTCGGCGGACCGGAGTGATGCAGGAGGGACATTTCAAACTGACTTCGGGACGGCACAGCAACCGTTACATGCAGTGCGCGCGGCTCTTCCAGTATCCGGAGGACAGTATTCGAATCTGTACGGAGATCGCGGAGTTCTTCCGAAAGGAGAAGCCCGATCTGGTGGCCGGCCCCGCCATTGGCGGCATCATCATGGCCTATGAAGTCGCCAGACTGCTTTGCGTGCGCAACATTTTCGCCGAGCGGGAAAACGGCCTCATGACTCTGCGTCGGGGCTTCGACGTTTCAGAAGGCGAACGGGCCCTGGTGGTGGAGGACGTGGTGACCACAGGCGGGTCGGCGGCGGAGGTGATCGACCTTCTGCACGCCCGTGGAGTGAAGGTTCTGGGCGTGGGCTCCGTGGTGGACCGCTCCAACGGGGCCGTCCGGTTCTCTGCCGGAGGAGAGCCGGTTCCCTTCCACGCCGTGACCGTCATGAACGTGGAGTCCTGGGAGGCCGAAAACTGCCCTCTCTGCCGGGAGGGTCTGCCCGTCGTGAAACCAGGCAGCCGCAAATGA
- the pyrF gene encoding orotidine-5'-phosphate decarboxylase — protein sequence MKNENMKNGMTSIDRLIEAIDGTGNPTALGLDTRIEYLPPSLLRSASEEKSAGSTKEVCDAIRGFNYAMIDALADIVPCVKVQVACYEMLGVPGMELFRDTLVRARQKGMITIADVKRNDIGSTAEAYAAAYLAGETAPFPADFATVNPYLGTDGVAPFLEACRKHGGGIFVLVRTSNPSAGEFQDLSTEAEKDEKAENDEKRPLYERVGLQVGRWGEDLTGRQGYSSVGAVVGATWPEESKKLRTLLPRTFFLVPGYGAQGATAKDLAGCFDASGRGAVVNASRSLLCAYKKRGTEDFASAARDEALRMREDLRGAIREKQ from the coding sequence ATGAAAAACGAAAATATGAAAAACGGGATGACGAGCATCGACCGTCTGATCGAGGCGATAGACGGGACGGGCAATCCCACGGCTCTGGGACTGGACACCCGGATCGAATATCTGCCTCCTTCTCTCCTGCGCTCCGCTTCGGAAGAAAAGTCCGCCGGGAGTACGAAGGAAGTCTGTGACGCCATTCGCGGTTTCAATTATGCCATGATTGACGCGCTGGCCGACATCGTTCCCTGCGTCAAGGTGCAGGTCGCCTGCTACGAAATGCTGGGAGTGCCGGGAATGGAGCTTTTTCGGGACACCCTGGTTCGGGCCCGGCAAAAAGGAATGATCACGATCGCCGATGTCAAGCGCAATGATATTGGTTCCACGGCGGAAGCCTACGCCGCCGCTTATCTTGCGGGAGAAACGGCGCCCTTTCCCGCGGACTTCGCGACGGTCAACCCCTATTTGGGGACGGATGGCGTGGCCCCGTTTCTCGAAGCCTGCCGAAAGCACGGAGGGGGTATTTTCGTTCTGGTTCGCACGTCGAACCCCTCCGCCGGGGAGTTTCAGGACCTGAGCACGGAGGCTGAAAAGGACGAAAAGGCTGAAAATGATGAAAAGCGCCCTCTTTACGAGCGAGTCGGACTGCAGGTGGGTCGATGGGGCGAGGATCTGACGGGACGGCAGGGCTACAGTTCGGTGGGGGCTGTGGTGGGAGCGACCTGGCCCGAAGAGAGCAAAAAACTGAGGACGCTGCTGCCCCGGACGTTTTTCCTGGTTCCTGGCTACGGCGCTCAGGGCGCGACAGCGAAGGACCTGGCCGGCTGCTTCGACGCCAGTGGACGGGGAGCGGTGGTCAACGCCTCCCGCAGCCTTCTCTGCGCTTACAAAAAACGCGGTACGGAGGATTTTGCCTCGGCGGCCCGGGATGAGGCTCTGCGGATGAGAGAGGATTTGCGCGGGGCGATAAGGGAAAAACAGTGA
- a CDS encoding dihydroorotase, giving the protein MKTLIKNGTLVTPEGLRKDDILLSEGKIEKIGKDIADGGVEEVFDASELLVSPGLIDLHCHLREPGYEYKENIASGTRAAAHGGFTSVCCMANTKPVNDTAAVTEFILSKARREGVVRVYPLGAATKGLKGAELSEMGELKEAGVVAISDDGKSVVNAGRMRLVLCYAKHFGLPVVNHPEDPDLVGDGVMNEGYWSTVLGMPGATRVAEESIIARDCMLAELEGAHLHVAHVSTAGGAEIVRQFKKRGARITAETTPHYLYASDAWVAGSSGEAAPDLDVYDTSTRVNPPLRTEADSAALIEALKDGTIDCIATDHAPHHLDDKNVEFAQAASGISGFETALGVSWTALVLPGHMTPEQLLQKMTRDPAKIFSLPGGVLEVGQPADVILIDPRAEWVVDVADFLSKGKNCPFRGRKLTGKVLATWVGGNCVYKQKENAQER; this is encoded by the coding sequence ATGAAAACTTTGATAAAAAACGGAACGCTGGTGACTCCGGAGGGTTTGAGGAAGGATGACATTCTGCTCTCGGAGGGAAAAATCGAAAAAATCGGAAAGGACATCGCCGACGGAGGCGTCGAGGAGGTCTTCGACGCGTCGGAGCTGCTGGTGTCCCCTGGCCTGATCGACCTGCACTGTCACCTGCGGGAGCCAGGCTACGAGTACAAGGAGAACATCGCCTCCGGAACCCGGGCCGCCGCTCATGGGGGGTTCACCTCCGTCTGCTGCATGGCCAACACAAAACCCGTCAACGATACGGCCGCCGTCACGGAGTTCATTCTGTCGAAAGCCCGTCGGGAAGGCGTGGTGCGGGTCTATCCCCTCGGCGCTGCGACGAAGGGGCTGAAGGGCGCGGAGCTGTCGGAGATGGGAGAACTGAAGGAAGCGGGGGTCGTGGCGATTTCCGACGATGGAAAATCCGTCGTCAACGCCGGTCGGATGCGCCTGGTTCTCTGCTACGCGAAGCATTTCGGCCTGCCGGTGGTGAATCATCCTGAAGATCCGGACCTGGTGGGCGACGGCGTCATGAACGAAGGCTACTGGTCCACCGTACTGGGGATGCCGGGGGCCACCCGGGTGGCGGAGGAATCCATCATCGCCCGGGACTGTATGCTGGCGGAGCTGGAAGGAGCTCATCTTCACGTGGCCCATGTATCCACGGCGGGGGGGGCGGAGATTGTACGACAGTTCAAAAAACGCGGAGCGCGCATCACCGCTGAAACGACGCCTCACTATCTTTATGCTTCCGACGCCTGGGTGGCGGGCAGTTCCGGCGAAGCCGCTCCCGACCTGGACGTTTACGACACCAGCACCCGCGTCAATCCTCCCCTGAGAACGGAGGCGGATTCGGCGGCTCTGATAGAGGCTCTGAAGGACGGCACCATCGACTGCATCGCCACAGACCACGCCCCTCATCACCTGGACGATAAAAATGTGGAGTTCGCCCAGGCCGCTTCAGGTATTTCCGGGTTTGAAACGGCCCTTGGAGTCTCCTGGACGGCTCTGGTTCTGCCTGGGCACATGACCCCTGAACAACTGCTCCAAAAGATGACCCGGGACCCCGCGAAAATTTTCTCCCTGCCCGGCGGCGTTCTGGAGGTCGGTCAACCTGCCGACGTAATCCTGATCGATCCCAGGGCCGAGTGGGTCGTGGATGTGGCCGATTTTCTGAGCAAGGGCAAAAACTGCCCGTTCCGCGGCAGAAAACTCACCGGCAAAGTCCTGGCCACATGGGTTGGCGGCAACTGCGTATATAAACAGAAGGAAAACGCGCAGGAAAGATGA